In Lemur catta isolate mLemCat1 chromosome 1, mLemCat1.pri, whole genome shotgun sequence, one DNA window encodes the following:
- the BTBD2 gene encoding BTB/POZ domain-containing protein 2, with translation MAAGGSGGRASCPPGVGGAPGPSANAAAPAPGNAAAAAAAPGPAAPPAPPAPGPGADAQAAGAERAEDAGAALLREPVYNWQATKPTVQERFAFLFNNEVLCDVHFLVGKGLSSQRIPAHRFVLAVGSAVFDAMFNGGMATTSTEIELPDVEPAAFLALLKFLYSDEVQIGPETVMTTLYTAKKYAVPALEAHCVEFLKKNLRADNAFMLLTQARLFDEPQLASLCLENIDKNTSDAITAEGFTDIDLDTLVAVLERDTLGIREVRLFNAVVRWSEAECQRQQLQVTPENKRKVLGKALGLIRFPLMTIEEFAAGPAQSGILVDREVVSLFLHFTVNPKPRVEFIDRPRCCLRGKECSINRFQQVESRWGYSGTSDRIRFSVNKRIFVVGFGLYGSIHGPTDYQVNIQIIHTDSNTVLGQNDTGFSCDGSASTFRVMFKEPVEVLPNVNYTACATLKGPDSHYGTKGLRKVTHESPTTGAKTCFTFCYAAGNNNGTSVEDGQIPEVIFYT, from the exons ATGGCGGCGGGTGGGAGCGGCGGGCGCGCGTCCTGCCCGCCGGGGGTCGGGGGCGCCCCTGGGCCCAGCGCCAACGCCGCCGCCCCGGCCCCCGGCaacgcggccgccgccgccgccgcccccgggcCCGCCGCGCCCCCAGCGCCCCCAGCGCCGGGTCCCGGGGCGGACGCGCAGGCCGCGGGCGCGGAGCGGGCGGAGGACGCGGGGGCGGCGCTGCTGCGCGAGCCCGTGTACAACTGGCAGGCCACCAAGCCCACCGTGCAGGAGCGCTTCGCCTTCCTCTTCAACAACGAGGTGCTGTGCGACGTGCACTTCCTGGTGGGCAAGGGGCTCAGCTCGCAGCGCATCCCGGCGCACAG GTTCGTGCTGGCCGTGGGTAGCGCTGTCTTCGATGCCATGTTCAACGGGGGAATGGCCACCACGTCCACCGAGATCGAGCTGCCTGACGTGGAGCCGGCTGCCTTCCTGGCCCTGCTCAA GTTTCTGTACTCGGACGAGGTTCAGATCGGGCCCGAGACGGTGATGACCACGCTGTACACCGCCAAGAAGTACGCGGTGCCGGCACTTGAGGCCCACTGCGTGGAGTTCCTCAAGAAGAACCTCCGGGCGGACAACGCCTTCATGCTGCTCACACAG GCGAGACTGTTTGACGAGCCACAGCTGGCCAGCCTGTGCCTGGAGAACATTGACAAGAACACGTCGGACGCCATCACCGCCGAGGGCTTCACCGACATCGACCTGG ACACGCTGGTGGCCGTCCTGGAGCGTGACACTCTGGGTATCCGGGAGGTGCGGTTGTTCAATGCTGTCGTCCGCTGGTCTGAGGCTGAATGTCAGCGGCAGCAGCTGCAGGTGACGCCCGAGAACAAGCGGAAGGTTCTGGGCAAGGCCCTGGGCCTCATCCGCTTCCCACTGATGACCATTGAGGAATTTGCCGCAG GCCCCGCACAGTCGGGCATCTTGGTGGACCGCGAGGTGGTCAGCCTCTTCCTGCACTTCACCGTCAACCCCAAGCCACGAGTGGAGTTCATCGACCGCCCGCGCTGCTGCCTGCGCGGGAAGGAGTGCAGCATCAACCGCTTCCAGCAGGTCGAGAGCCGCTGGGGCTACAGTGGCACCAGCGACCGCATCAG GTTCTCAGTCAACAAGCGCATCTTTGTGGTGGGCTTTGGGCTCTACGGATCCATCCACGGGCCCACGGACTACCAAGTGAACATCCAG ATCATCCATACGGACAGCAACACTGTGCTGGGCCAGAACGACACGGGCTTCAGCTGCGACGGCTCGGCTAGCACGTTCCGTGTCATGTTCAAGGAGCCGGTGGAGGTGCTGCCCAACGTCAACTACACGGCCTGCGCCACGCTCAAG GGCCCGGACTCCCACTACGGCACCAAAGGCCTGCGCAAGGTGACCCATGAGTCACCCACGACAGGGGCCAAGACCTGCTTCACCTTCTGCTACGCAGCCGGGAACAACAACGGCACATCCGTGGAAGACGGTCAGATCCCCGAGGTCATCTTCTACACCTAG